In the Mycolicibacter sp. MU0102 genome, one interval contains:
- the rplW gene encoding 50S ribosomal protein L23, with the protein MATIPDPRDIILAPVISEKSYGLIENNVYTFVVHPDTNKTQIKIAIEKIFAVKVASVNTANRPGKRKRSKTGYGKRKDTKRAIVTLAPGSKPIDLFAAPA; encoded by the coding sequence ATGGCGACCATCCCCGACCCCCGCGACATCATCCTCGCGCCGGTCATCTCTGAGAAGTCCTACGGGCTGATCGAGAACAACGTGTACACGTTCGTGGTCCACCCCGACACGAACAAGACGCAGATCAAGATCGCGATCGAGAAGATCTTCGCGGTCAAGGTTGCGTCGGTGAACACCGCGAACCGGCCGGGTAAGCGCAAGCGGTCCAAGACCGGCTACGGCAAGCGCAAAGACACTAAGCGCGCCATTGTGACTCTGGCGCCCGGCAGCAAGCCGATCGACCTGTTCGCCGCACCGGCCTGA
- the rplD gene encoding 50S ribosomal protein L4 — protein sequence MAGIKIDVKTPDGKKSGSVELPAELFDAPANIALMHQVVIAQLAAARQGTHSTKTRGEVSGGGRKPYRQKGTGRARQGSTRAPQFTGGGVVHGPKPRDYSQRTPKKMIAAALRGALSDRARNGRIHAITELVSGQTPSTKDAKTFLGSITDRKQVLVVIGRADETGAKSVRNLPGVHILSPDQLNTHDVLRADDVVFSVEALNSYIEAHTAKTEEVSA from the coding sequence ATGGCCGGCATCAAGATTGACGTCAAGACTCCGGACGGCAAGAAGAGTGGCTCGGTTGAGCTGCCCGCCGAGCTGTTCGACGCTCCCGCCAACATTGCGCTCATGCACCAGGTGGTGATCGCTCAGTTGGCCGCGGCCCGTCAGGGTACGCACTCCACCAAGACCCGCGGTGAGGTCAGCGGCGGTGGCCGTAAGCCTTACCGGCAGAAGGGAACCGGCCGGGCCCGTCAGGGTTCGACCCGGGCGCCGCAGTTCACCGGTGGTGGCGTGGTGCACGGCCCCAAGCCGCGCGACTACAGCCAGCGCACCCCGAAGAAGATGATCGCCGCCGCCCTGCGCGGAGCGTTGTCGGACCGGGCGCGCAACGGCCGGATCCACGCAATCACCGAGCTGGTGAGCGGACAGACCCCGTCGACCAAGGACGCCAAGACGTTCCTGGGCTCGATCACTGACCGCAAGCAGGTGCTGGTGGTTATCGGCCGGGCCGACGAGACGGGTGCCAAGAGCGTGCGCAACCTGCCGGGTGTGCACATCCTGTCCCCGGACCAGCTCAACACCCACGATGTGCTGCGGGCCGACGACGTGGTGTTCAGCGTCGAAGCGCTGAACTCCTACATCGAGGCTCACACCGCCAAAACCGAGGAGGTTTCGGCCTAA
- the rplC gene encoding 50S ribosomal protein L3 produces MARKGILGTKLGMTQVFDENNKVVPVTVVKAGPNVVTRIRTPERDGYSAVQLAYGEISPRKVNKPVTGQYAAAGVNPRRHLAELRLDDEAAAAAYEVGQELTAEIFQDGSYVDVTGTSKGKGYAGTMKRHGFRGQGAGHGAQAVHRRPGSIGGCSTPGRVFKGTRMSGRMGNDRVTTQNLVVHKVDAENGVLLIKGAIPGRNGGLVLVRSAIKKGEK; encoded by the coding sequence ATGGCACGCAAAGGTATTTTGGGTACCAAACTGGGCATGACGCAGGTGTTCGACGAGAACAACAAGGTCGTGCCGGTCACGGTCGTCAAGGCCGGACCCAACGTGGTCACCCGCATCCGTACCCCCGAGCGCGACGGCTACAGCGCCGTGCAGCTCGCCTACGGCGAGATCAGCCCTCGCAAGGTGAACAAGCCGGTCACCGGTCAGTACGCCGCCGCGGGTGTGAACCCCCGCCGTCACCTCGCCGAGCTGCGACTCGACGACGAGGCCGCCGCAGCCGCGTACGAGGTCGGCCAGGAGCTGACCGCTGAAATCTTCCAAGACGGCAGCTACGTCGACGTCACCGGAACCTCCAAGGGCAAGGGCTACGCCGGCACCATGAAGCGGCACGGCTTCCGCGGCCAGGGCGCCGGTCACGGCGCCCAGGCGGTGCACCGCCGTCCGGGTTCCATCGGTGGCTGCTCGACCCCCGGCCGGGTGTTCAAGGGCACCCGGATGTCGGGCCGGATGGGCAACGACCGTGTGACCACCCAGAACCTGGTGGTGCACAAGGTTGACGCCGAGAACGGTGTGCTGTTGATCAAGGGCGCCATTCCGGGCCGCAACGGTGGGCTGGTTCTGGTCCGCAGCGCGATCAAAAAGGGTGAGAAGTAA
- the rpsJ gene encoding 30S ribosomal protein S10 gives MAGQKIRIRLKAYDHEAIDASARKIVETVTRTGASVVGPVPLPTEKNVYCVIRSPHKYKDSREHFEMRTHKRLIDILDPTPKTVDALMRIDLPASVDVNIQ, from the coding sequence GTGGCGGGACAAAAGATCCGCATCAGGCTCAAGGCCTACGACCACGAGGCGATTGACGCCTCGGCGCGCAAGATCGTTGAGACGGTCACTCGTACCGGTGCGTCCGTAGTCGGCCCGGTGCCGCTGCCGACCGAAAAGAACGTGTATTGCGTTATCCGGTCCCCGCACAAGTACAAGGACTCGCGGGAGCACTTCGAGATGCGCACCCACAAGCGGCTGATCGACATTCTTGATCCCACGCCGAAGACCGTTGACGCTTTGATGCGCATCGATCTGCCGGCCAGCGTCGACGTCAACATCCAGTAG
- a CDS encoding hotdog fold domain-containing protein: MTASTSTYQTWRRLAGIPGGTRLFSAAAMARVPYFASVLPHVVRMEPGLAEVLVPKWPFVYNHLHTVHAIASCNAAEVAMGMLMEATVPRSHRWIPKAMNVAYLAKATTSLRATARLDPPDFGSITEGTEVVVPVSITDKSGVEVVHADITTWVTPA, from the coding sequence GTGACCGCATCGACCAGTACCTATCAAACATGGCGACGCCTGGCGGGCATCCCCGGCGGCACGCGACTGTTCTCCGCCGCGGCGATGGCCCGGGTCCCGTACTTCGCCTCGGTGCTTCCGCACGTGGTCCGGATGGAGCCCGGGCTGGCCGAGGTGCTGGTGCCTAAGTGGCCGTTCGTCTACAACCACCTGCACACCGTGCACGCGATCGCATCCTGCAACGCGGCCGAAGTCGCGATGGGGATGCTGATGGAGGCCACCGTGCCGCGCAGCCACCGCTGGATCCCCAAGGCGATGAACGTGGCCTACCTGGCTAAGGCGACGACGTCGTTGCGGGCGACGGCCCGGCTGGACCCGCCGGACTTCGGTTCGATCACCGAAGGTACTGAGGTGGTGGTGCCGGTCAGCATCACCGACAAGTCCGGCGTCGAGGTGGTGCACGCCGACATCACCACCTGGGTCACGCCGGCCTGA